Sequence from the Candidatus Neomarinimicrobiota bacterium genome:
ATGATCATGGGGATGGCCATAATATTCATGAAAGTGATCATCAGTCCGGCCAGTTCCATGGTACCTATCATCAGGATCACACCCAGCACCAGCGGTACGATCGCCAGCAGGGCCTTCTTCACACTGCGGAAATCCAATAGCAGGAGCAGAAAGATTACCACGATCGCCAGTTGGATGGCCAGCTTGCCATCCTTTTTGATGGCTTCAATGAAAGCATACACCAATGGCGGCATGCCCGTGGCCCGGGGACTGATCTCCGTCATCTCTTGGTGGAACCGTCGCAGAAACTGAAGCTCCCAGACATTCTGCTTGGGATAAACGTAGACCAGGAAATTTTCGCCGGATTTCCCGACGAACTGCATCCGGAACTCTAGAGGCAGGTCTTCCAACTGGATCGCTTCGGTGTTGGCCATCTGCAGAACGCCCGCCCGATACGTTTCGCCGAAGTCACGATGAAACTGACGGAGATCACTCAGTGATCCATTACCGTCAGTTTCCAACTGCTCACGGGCGACACTCAGTGTACCCCGGTCGAGGTCCGCCATGACCGGACGCAACCGCTCATGCAGCCGGGCAATAGTAGGATCGTCTTCCCCGGGAAGGGTTCCCACCAACAGCGCCGCCTTGAGATAGACCTTATCCTGACCACCCAGCACCGCCATGGACTGGATCTCCATCACGTTGGCTTCCAGACGGTCAATCTCCTCCTGCAACCGCCCCAGGTCATGTTCCGTGAACCTTGATCGCAGGGCGGTGCTTTCCATCGCTCGATGGATCTCAGATATCAGGGCTTTGCGCTTTTCCTGCTCGCCGGGCGGGGGCAGCAGATCGGTGATTGACTCCACAGTCCCGGCGATCGACTGGTCTCTGGCAGCCTCCGTAAGTAGGCGGGCCTCCTCCAGCGACCGGGCGGTGATCATCGCTGGCTCAATATCCATGTCGTATTCCGCCAGCAGGCGATCAATCAACTCGACGGACTTCAGACCCTTCGGCTCCAGGTTCAGCATGTTGTAATCCCATTCCAGCCGGCTGGCACGATAACCGAAATAGCCCACCACGATCACCACCGCCACCAGGGAAAACGCCCAGCGACGGGACAGGCCCTGAGCCATGTTCCCTAAAAAGCCATAGGAAATATCCCGGACAGGTTTCGTCCTCGCCTCCTTTCGGAAACGCTCACTGATCCGTTCCCTCAAGACCACCAGGGTGGGCAGTACGATTAGTGTCGCAATCATAATCATAATGATACCGACACCCAGTACCCAGCCGAATTCCCGCATGCCGTCGGTATCTGCCACCAGCAGGGTCAGAAACGCTATGGCCGTTGTGGTGGCACCCGTAATGATCCCGGCGCCCGACTTTCTCAGGGCCGCCTGCACGGACGTCAGTACATCCCCCCCACGAGCGCGCGTCTCGGTGTAGACGGAAATAATATGGATAGAAAAGTCAATGCCCATACCAATCAGAATCACGCCGATCATTGCCGTGAATAACGTGAGTCTGCCAACTAGCAGCCAGACCAGTCCCAGTGTCCATAATATGCCTATGATCAGGGTCACGATTGCTAACACCGGACTCACAACCATCCGGAAAGCCAGGATGAATA
This genomic interval carries:
- a CDS encoding MMPL family transporter, producing the protein GFLTNLNDSFEKEYIQSEEKISSLEQEQGAVRFLDGIQSWVEEFTGVLGGRVEGAGQAASDAILFGEEYLQNWNRRVLILQILPTFNVMDIDADIASTNAIQEIVDKAADKQGVKVGLTGAVPIQRDEMLAVQSDSFIITILALIGILILFILAFRMVVSPVLAIVTLIIGILWTLGLVWLLVGRLTLFTAMIGVILIGMGIDFSIHIISVYTETRARGGDVLTSVQAALRKSGAGIITGATTTAIAFLTLLVADTDGMREFGWVLGVGIIMIMIATLIVLPTLVVLRERISERFRKEARTKPVRDISYGFLGNMAQGLSRRWAFSLVAVVIVVGYFGYRASRLEWDYNMLNLEPKGLKSVELIDRLLAEYDMDIEPAMITARSLEEARLLTEAARDQSIAGTVESITDLLPPPGEQEKRKALISEIHRAMESTALRSRFTEHDLGRLQEEIDRLEANVMEIQSMAVLGGQDKVYLKAALLVGTLPGEDDPTIARLHERLRPVMADLDRGTLSVAREQLETDGNGSLSDLRQFHRDFGETYRAGVLQMANTEAIQLEDLPLEFRMQFVGKSGENFLVYVYPKQNVWELQFLRRFHQEMTEISPRATGMPPLVYAFIEAIKKDGKLAIQLAIVVIFLLLLLDFRSVKKALLAIVPLVLGVILMIGTMELAGLMITFMNIMAIPMIIGIGVDDGVHIVHRYQIEGNGAHRVVFSSTGRAILLTSLTTMLGFGSLGFARMRSLGSLGIALFIGVGACFVATVLIIPPLAGLAGYLNHKRANVSPEKSAASANEESH